The following are encoded in a window of Saccharothrix longispora genomic DNA:
- a CDS encoding GatB/YqeY domain-containing protein, with translation MAELKARLQADLTVSIKTRDTVRAGALRMTLAAVTTEEVSGKVARELSDEEVLKVITREVKKRKEAAEAFAGAGRTEQAELERQESAVLEAYLPAQLSDDELATLVDAAVAQVAEQIGEQPGQRQMGQVMKLVNAQVAGRAEGGRVAGAVRAKLA, from the coding sequence ATGGCGGAGCTGAAGGCACGGTTGCAGGCGGACCTCACGGTGTCGATCAAGACCCGGGACACGGTCCGGGCGGGTGCGCTGCGGATGACGCTCGCGGCCGTGACCACCGAGGAGGTCTCCGGCAAGGTGGCGCGCGAGCTGTCCGACGAGGAGGTCCTCAAGGTCATCACGCGCGAGGTGAAGAAGCGCAAGGAGGCCGCCGAGGCGTTCGCCGGCGCCGGGCGCACCGAGCAGGCCGAGCTGGAGCGGCAGGAGAGCGCGGTGCTGGAGGCTTACCTCCCCGCGCAGCTGTCGGACGACGAGCTGGCGACCCTGGTGGACGCCGCCGTGGCGCAGGTGGCCGAGCAGATCGGCGAGCAGCCGGGGCAGCGCCAGATGGGTCAGGTCATGAAGCTGGTGAACGCGCAGGTGGCGGGCCGTGCCGAGGGTGGTCGAGTGGCGGGTGCGGTGCGGGCGAAGCTGGCCTGA
- a CDS encoding MerR family transcriptional regulator, giving the protein MPAETNEPQTAADRFDDDHYPAYTMGRAAEMLGTTPGFLRSLDEVKLIEPQRSQGGHRRYSRHQLKLAARVRELVDRGTGLEAACRIVTLEDQLQEAQDLNKRLAPPPEQDYPPLRGL; this is encoded by the coding sequence ATGCCGGCAGAGACAAACGAGCCGCAGACCGCGGCGGACAGGTTCGACGACGACCACTATCCCGCCTACACCATGGGCAGGGCCGCGGAGATGCTCGGCACCACACCGGGCTTCCTCCGCAGCCTCGACGAGGTGAAGCTGATCGAGCCCCAGCGCTCGCAGGGCGGGCACCGGCGCTACTCCCGCCACCAACTCAAGTTGGCGGCGAGGGTCCGGGAACTCGTCGACCGGGGCACCGGCCTGGAGGCCGCGTGCCGCATCGTCACCCTGGAAGACCAGCTCCAAGAGGCCCAGGACCTGAACAAGCGGCTCGCGCCGCCACCGGAGCAGGACTACCCGCCGCTGCGCGGCCTGTGA
- a CDS encoding metallophosphoesterase, with product MGRTLLTTTALGATALAYAAGIERRLWALRQATVPVLAPGSSPLRVLHISDLHMMPGQVSKQRWVAALDELEPDLVVNTGDNLAHKQAVPAVIRALGPLLNRPGAFVFGSNDYYAPRPKNPARYLLPSAKTKRIHGIPLPWRDLRAAMVEHGWLDLTHARHSFTVGGVDVFAAGLDDPHLKRDRFDEISGPVPDAGLRLGVTHSPEPRVLDPFAAEGYDLVLAGHTHGGQLRIPGYGALVTNCDLDRSRARGVSRWGSHTWLNVSAGLGTSPYAPVRFACRPEASLLTLVPRPVDAGQRRSGAQRGTRLGVDGNVR from the coding sequence CTGGGCCGAACGCTGCTCACCACGACCGCCCTGGGCGCCACCGCGCTCGCCTACGCGGCGGGGATCGAACGGCGGCTCTGGGCGTTGCGCCAGGCCACCGTGCCGGTGCTCGCGCCCGGGTCGTCGCCGCTGCGCGTGCTGCACATCTCGGACCTGCACATGATGCCGGGGCAGGTGTCGAAGCAGCGGTGGGTGGCGGCGCTGGACGAGTTGGAACCCGACCTGGTGGTGAACACCGGGGACAACCTCGCGCACAAGCAGGCCGTGCCCGCGGTGATCCGGGCGCTCGGCCCGCTGCTGAACCGGCCTGGCGCGTTCGTGTTCGGCAGCAACGACTACTACGCCCCCCGGCCGAAGAACCCGGCGCGCTACCTGCTGCCGTCGGCGAAGACGAAGCGCATCCACGGCATCCCGCTGCCGTGGCGGGACCTGCGCGCGGCGATGGTCGAGCACGGGTGGCTGGACCTGACGCACGCGCGCCACTCGTTCACGGTGGGCGGCGTGGACGTGTTCGCCGCGGGCCTGGACGACCCGCACCTCAAGCGCGACCGGTTCGACGAGATCAGCGGCCCGGTGCCGGACGCGGGGCTGCGCCTGGGCGTGACGCACTCCCCCGAGCCGCGCGTGCTGGACCCGTTCGCCGCCGAGGGCTACGACCTCGTGCTGGCCGGCCACACGCACGGCGGGCAGCTGCGCATCCCCGGTTACGGCGCGCTGGTGACGAACTGCGACCTGGACCGGTCGCGGGCGCGGGGCGTGTCGCGCTGGGGCTCCCACACGTGGCTGAACGTGTCGGCGGGCCTCGGCACGTCGCCGTACGCGCCGGTGCGCTTCGCCTGCCGGCCGGAGGCGAGCCTGCTGACCCTGGTGCCGCGCCCTGTAGACGCAGGTCAGCGCCGGTCGGGTGCGCAAAGGGGTACCCGGTTGGGAGTGGATGGGAACGTCAGGTAG